The genomic region ggaaattcaaaaacataaaactcaAATCTTCTGTTCGTTCACTAACACACATGGGCCTTGTGTTCGAACTCCAATAGCAGCAAAAACAAAATGTAAAATGTATAGCATTATTCAAATCTTTCCCAATAACAATGGTATAATAATGGATAAGTCCCCAATAgtggagagggagagagagagagacagagtgTCTCAGCAACTCAAGAGTTCTTGCAACAACCACCTTCTTGTTTAAGCCTTTGGCTTGAGTGGCTTCACCACCTCCCAAGTGAAATCAGGATCATCACGCCCAAAATGCCCATAAGCAGCAGTCTTCTGGAACCTGAAGTTACCTCCTCTCTTCAAATCAAGGTTAATAGCCATCATCCCTGGCCTAAAGTCAAAGGCCTCCTTGATCAACACAAGGATATCCTTATCCGGAATAGTCCCGGTCTTGTACGTGTCAACAAACACCGAGAGAGGCTCAGGGACACCAATGGCGTACGACACCTGGACAATACAGCGGCGCGCGAGTCCAGCAGCCACCACACTCTTCGCAGCTTGCCTGACGATGTAAGCACCGCTTCTGTCAACCTTGGTTGGATCCTTCCCTGAGAAAGCACCACCACCGTGAGCACCCCAACCACCGTAAGTATCAATAATGATCTTCCTCCCGGTGAGTCCAGCATCACCGTGAGGCCCACCGATCACAAAACGACCAGAGGGGTTCAAGTGAAAGATGGTGTTGTCGTCAAGGTACTTAGCGGGAATCACCGGCTTGATCACATGCTCCTTCAAGTCAGCAGCGATCTCATCGTTGGTCACAGTCTCATCATGCTGAGTCGAGATCAGAACAGTGTGGACACGAATCGGAATCATCGCTCCACCGTCGTTCTTATACTCAACGGTGACCTGCGTCTTCCCATCAGGCCTCAACCAAGGACAAGTCTTGTTCTTCCTCACCTCAGTAAGCTTCGCGCCAAGCTTGGTCGCAAGAACATGAGTCAAAGGCATCAGCTCAGGAGTCTCATCGGTAGCGTAACCGAACATGTGTCCCTGATCACCAGCTCCAATATCCTCAGGCTTCTTGGTTAAATGACCGTGAACTCCCTGAGCAATGTCGGGGCTCTGCTGCTCGATGTTAACCAAGACGTTGCATTTATCAGCGTCGAGACCAACATCAGCGGAGATGAAACCAATCTCGCGACAAGTGGATCTGACGATCTTCTCGTAATCTACTTTAGCAGCGGTCGTGATCTCGCCGAAGACCATGACCATGTTGGTCTTGGTGCACGTCTCGCAAGCCACCTTGCTCTCGGGGTCTTGCTCTAAACACGCGTCGAGGATCGCGTCGGAGACTTGGTCGCAGAGCTTGTCGGGATGTCCCTCGTTGACGGACTCGGATGTGAATAGGAACGTTTCCATGTCTGAAAAGCtacaaaaggaagaaaaaaaacaataaagtctcaaactttatCCACCGAAAGGTTCGAACTTTCGTCAGATCTATCAACACAAACACAAGGGTTCGAACTCCTAGATCTAGAGGAAGAATGGGTCGAAGAGAAACGAACCTGGCGACGGAAGTGTAGAGGTGAGATTCGAGATCTGAAGACGAGAGATTTTATTGAGGAGAGGAGAGTGAGAGAAACTCGGCGGGTGACTCGGAGTTCGACTCGCTCTGTGTGTGTTTGCCCGCTCTTCTCGTGCGATTATATGGTTGGCGGAGATGCGATCACGTGTTTTGAGTGTAGGGGAGTGTGATTCTTTAAGGCCGTTGGATCTTTTGTTGAGGAGGAGTAGACGGTGAGATGTGGTTAGAGATTATCCCACCAACCTCCGTGTCGTTGGTGTGGAGTGTGGTTGGTGAGGCGAGGACCCGACCCGGTATCGATATTTTTAATTGGATCGTTTATATTAACTCCGACCCGGATCCTTTAGATTTTTGTGGGAAGACGGAACATATCTTCTGTCAATGACATGATTTGTCATTTTCATATTTAGATGTTGGTCGGTAGGCTTGAGCGCTCATCAACCAGatatccaaaccgaacccaaacccaATAATTTGAACCGTTTAAAATACTTGATTAGATCTTTGTAGGATGATAATTTGGATTACTTAGTATTATCCAAATTCAACCCAGTCTTGaaataatgaattaaaatatctaaattattattcgaaaagaatatttgaaacctgtgcttcaaaaaaaaaaagtttgaaacctAAATAACATACATACTTGATTCCatgttttattttgatatattatcTTGAAGAGAAATAAAATGAATACGGATCTAAATTAGATctcacaaaaaattataaaatttgttttttaaccCGAAATTTTATTAACCGAAatcaacaaaaacatataaaacatgAATGAGACCTTGGAAACTAAACCGAAAACCCAAATCACCGCCACGTATTGGTAGGTATATTcgttcaaaaacaaaaacaaacaaaaataagcaTAAGTTTATATagcataaaaattataaacaagaCAAATAATAATGTTCacattattttacaaatttattgaCTCTACATGGTTGTGGTTGCAGCTCAAGAATACAAAACATatgagaggaagagatctagTAACTGAGACCGAGCTGAAGTCCAAAAGCAGCATGGACTAAGAAAAGCGCCATTATCCCACTACCCAAGATCCCGTGCACGCCTCTCAGCTCAGGCTTGTCCTGCgcatttttcaaaaacaacaacaaccagtttcttgatcccaaaaaaaatcatcaagatCAGAAACTCCTGCATaaagctttcttttttttaccttgaacaAAGTTGGTAAGACTGTTTGAATGGTCAAGAGAGCAAGACCTATGAATCCTGTAACAGCGTGTGGGCTACATTGCACAAATCCACAACCATATTATAATCATTgcacttgaaaaaaaaaaaactcaatactaAGTTCAAAGATGATACCTTTCGAAGATGGGTTTGTCTGAGGTAAGGAGGGATGTGATACCACCTGTTGCTCcaagggagaagaagaaaaacattccAGCTAGGAGCTTCGGGTGCAAATCTTTCGCCTTTGCCTTCTCCTCCTAAACcatttcaaacaaaacaaaatactcTCTAATCAACAACAACGTTTCTtgtaacattatatatattttagttaacaTTTATCTTACAATGTCATCTGAATAACGAATCCGGAAGCCTAGGTATGTTCCATATCCACCCATAGCAAAAAGAACCACTGCCTGAGAAGAAACAAGAACAAATTCATCAGCGGAAACAGAACACATGTCATAAGACAAAAGAAGTTACAAAGCTTGAAACTTTGGTAGGGAGGAGGAAGCTTTTACCATGTTACCAGGATGACCCCAATGAACAAGCCAGTCAGGTAGATTCAATGACTTCACAATCTCCACAAAGGGACCAATAACAGATCTTACAGTTCCAGCTGCCacaagaaaaagacaaacattaaCATAACTTTGTCATCCACTCAACCTTATTGGTCAAAGTGTTCAGAGGAAGTTGTGTAGGGTTTACCTCCAGGGAGAGTAGCTACGAGGAGGAGAGGCAGAGGAGAGACTGATAGCATCAGAGTCTCTCTACTCTCCTCCTCATCATCACTTCTTGTTTCTTCAACCGCGTCATCTCCGTTGTTAATGGAAGAACAGGCTGGAATCTTTCTACGGCGAGAGGTGGAGAGTGAGGGAAACGGAGACACGTTGGGGAATCTGGAGAGAGACGGAGGGGAGCTGAGTAAAGGCGACGAAGTAGGAGGAGAGATGGGGCTTGAGAGAGCGGAGAATGCGGTAATGGCAGCCATTGGAGAAGAGAGCTGGTGAGTGTAGTCTTTGGTGTGTGAGTGTTGGTAAAGGTGAGGGAAGTGGTAGAGAAGGAGATAGTTTTGAGACGATGGAAGAAAGGCAAAGAAAGTGACACGACGTTATGCTCAAACGTTGTCGTTTTACACCTTTTCTCGTGGTCTCAACACGCTGCCATCCCATCCCACGTCCcatttttttccttcttaattcgattttaagtatttaaatataaatattttttgcacaaaaatttaaaataaatcttacAAGTTCCATTTTATAGGGAACTTTTAGAATACCcacatgaaatatatatatatatctatatatatatttgatgcaAGAAAATATATCAGAATTAATCATTTCATTCATAAAGAATCTTTAAGTGGTTCTTAAAAGAACATATTACGTGTTTGAATTTAAAGTAGCGGCATAACTATttttagt from Brassica napus cultivar Da-Ae unplaced genomic scaffold, Da-Ae ScsIHWf_1339;HRSCAF=1910, whole genome shotgun sequence harbors:
- the LOC125596940 gene encoding S-adenosylmethionine synthase 3, which codes for METFLFTSESVNEGHPDKLCDQVSDAILDACLEQDPESKVACETCTKTNMVMVFGEITTAAKVDYEKIVRSTCREIGFISADVGLDADKCNVLVNIEQQSPDIAQGVHGHLTKKPEDIGAGDQGHMFGYATDETPELMPLTHVLATKLGAKLTEVRKNKTCPWLRPDGKTQVTVEYKNDGGAMIPIRVHTVLISTQHDETVTNDEIAADLKEHVIKPVIPAKYLDDNTIFHLNPSGRFVIGGPHGDAGLTGRKIIIDTYGGWGAHGGGAFSGKDPTKVDRSGAYIVRQAAKSVVAAGLARRCIVQVSYAIGVPEPLSVFVDTYKTGTIPDKDILVLIKEAFDFRPGMMAINLDLKRGGNFRFQKTAAYGHFGRDDPDFTWEVVKPLKPKA
- the LOC125596941 gene encoding uncharacterized protein LOC125596941 — its product is MAAITAFSALSSPISPPTSSPLLSSPPSLSRFPNVSPFPSLSTSRRRKIPACSSINNGDDAVEETRSDDEEESRETLMLSVSPLPLLLVATLPGAGTVRSVIGPFVEIVKSLNLPDWLVHWGHPGNMAVVLFAMGGYGTYLGFRIRYSDDIEEKAKAKDLHPKLLAGMFFFFSLGATGGITSLLTSDKPIFESPHAVTGFIGLALLTIQTVLPTLFKDKPELRGVHGILGSGIMALFLVHAAFGLQLGLSY